GAGCCACCGTGCATCACCTGCCGGTAGCAGACATGATTTGACGTCTTCGTATAAGACGTCGTGCGTAGCATCCACCGGTAGCGCATCCACCGATGCCTTCACCTGCCGGCGACATGCACTACTCGACAACACCGAAAGAGACGCATGTGTCACCTGCCGAGCCGCATCAAATCCGATCTGTTGATGAAGGGGACGTCCCATACCGCCACCAGCCTCAGAAAGGCCGTCGCCACCTCGAGATCCAGACTCCGAGTCACCCACACAACCCTGGAGTCTGCCGCCGTCGATGAAGAGGGGCCGCCACCCCGATTCCGAGCAGTACAGGGAGCACCCACCGTCGTGCCAGCCGCTATCGTCGCCCATGCAACGGCAACAGCCGCCCCGCGATCTCGCATCCAGCATCGTCGACGCCAGAGGAAGCTCCAGCCGCCACGCGCATCCTGTAACGTCCCTGGGAGTGGGATCCCAAGATCCGCCGCCACAAGGATCCACCACAAGGCCTCACCCACTTTTTTGAATTGGAACAATTGTTTGAGACAGGTGCAAATTTGTGGACTCTCTTCTACGAGGATGTTTATGAGTCGCTTTTGTAGCTACATTTCTCTCTTTCCTTTTTTGCGGGGGATACATTTCTCTGTTTGCAGCAATAATTCTACTCCTAGCAACGTCATGGACCTGAAGTGAGCATTTTTGTATATATGGTTTACTTGGACGACCAACACGGAGGAGACAGAGCAATCGTGTGCATGTTGCGTTGCGTGGCGTTGCACCGACACCAAGATATACGCGACATGACACATCCATCCATCCGTTCCGCCCCCTTTGCAGAATTGGCCTCGAATCCGCTCCTTCTTTCAAATGCCCCATGACCCGGTCTGCCCCCTCTGCAGAATTGGCCTCGAATCCGCTCACCACGTCTTTGCTGATTGCACATTCACAGCTGGTGTTTGGGTTtctgcctgagagcatctccaacagccgcccaACGCGCGGCGCGCTAAAAGTCAGAATATAGCGCCGGGTGAACCAGCTTTCGCGCGCGGCGGTGCGTTGGCTCCAGTTGCCGCCGCAAAATAAAGCGCGCCCGAGCCGCTCCAGCAGACGCGCTATATTTCATTTTTTTTCCCTTGACGCATACTATGTGAACTACGATTCGATACACATTTGGTTCCGATAGTACAAATGTGAGATAGTTCGTCACATAGCCTGCTTCTAGATACAAAATAGTGCATAGATAGTTCATAGTCTTCTCCTATGATAGATAGATAAAACGAAAAACTACTACTACTCGTCATTCTCCGACTCAAACTCtgcctcggtgatgtcctcctccgatgTCTGAGTGTAGGCGTCAAGGAACCGCTCGTCGCTGGAGTCCCAGGACGACGCATCTCCTAGCGCGATGTTGAATTTAGCGACCGCCTTCCGCGTttgcttgtcctcgcgataggcggctcactcctccctcctctcctccctctccgCCCTCTTCACGGCGAAGAACTATTCCTCGTTGATGATGTCTtgcgggaagcgttggcgccacagcgccatggcttcctcatCCATCTCGGCCAGGCTGAGACGACACTCCCGCCTCCAGTtctcgcgacgatcctcgtcggtgataagccgcgggGGAGGCGCCAACTCCTGTGCCCGCTCTCGCGTTGCCACGTCCGTCAAGCTCATGTCCCAACGGGACCGCCGAAGGCGCCACGCTGcagcgtcgtacgcgcgggcggcatCCTGGGCGGTGTCGAAGGTTCCGAGGCCGAGGCGCACGCCGCCCAACCGAATCTCGGCAGAGTAGGTGCCGGACGGACGCACGCGGACACCGCGGTAGCCCGAAACTCCCCGGCGGCgaggcggcatggtggcgcggtggtggtGTGTCGGCGGTGAGGAGAGAAAGTGGTAGAGGGAGCGACGAGAGAGCGGCCTCCAGGGCGCTGCAATTTTATAGGCGCGCCGGACGCGGCGCGCCAAATCTAGCGCGCGAGCTGCTGCCTTTTCCCCGCGCGCTAGTTTCCTGCCTCCGCTAGAGCACGCGAAAATGTCCCCCGCGCGCTAAAATGCCAGTTTATCGCGCGCGCGTCTTTCGGCGCCAGCAGCGATCTCAGTGGAGTGCGACGTTGCTTCCGGTTCCACTTCCAAACCCCAGGCGCATGCAGCTCATCTATTTATGGCCATGGAAATCGCAGGTGCAGCTCAACTCAGCTAGCTCGGACCGGCCGAGTCGGAGCTCGTGACGGTTTGTGGCGATGGAGAAGCTGCTGTCCTCGGCGGTGGCGTCTCACGATCACGAGACGGTCCCGGGGCGGTTCCCGTTCCTCCTACCGCCGGCGCCACCCGTGCCCGTGTCGCTGCCCGTCATCGACCTCTCGGGCGGCCGCGACGAGGTCCGCCGGGCCGTGCTCCGCGCCGGCAAGGAGTTCGGCTTCTTCCAGGTGGTCAACCACGGGGTGCCGGAGCGGACCATGCGTGAACTGGGGACGGCGTGCGGCGAGTTCTTCCGCCTTCCCGCGGCGGACAAGGCGGCCTTGTACTCGGAGTCGGAGGACACGGAGCGAACCAACCGGCTCTTCTCCAGTACCATGTGCGTGTCCGGCGGCCAGACCTACTGGCGCCACTGTCTCCGCCTCGCCTGCCACCCCGTGGAGAGCACCAAGCCCGGCTGGCCCGAGAAGCCGGCCGCTTTCCGGCCCGCCCTCGAGGACTTCATCGTCCCGGCCCGCAGCGTCGGCATggagctcctccgcctcctctgCGAGGGGATCGGGCTCCCGCCGGACTACTTCGAGGGCGACCTGAGCGGCGGCGAGGTGATCCTCAACGCCAACCACTACCCGGCGTGCCCCGACCCGGGCGTCACCCTCGGCCTGCCGCCGCACTGCGACAGGAACCTCATCACCGTGCTGCTCCAGCCCGGGTACGTGTGCGGCCTCCAGGTGTCGTACAACGGCGGGTGGATCGACGTCGAGCCCATCCCGGAGGCGCTCGTCATCAACTGCGGCCAGCAGCTGGAGATCGCCACCAACGGGCTGCTCCGGAGCGTGGAGCACCGGGCCGTGGCCAACGTCGCCGTGGGGAGGACGTCGGTGGCGGCCTTCATCATGCCAACCATGGACTGCGTGGTGGGGCCCGCCAAGGAGCTCGTCGGAGAGGGCAGCCCGGCGAGGTACGGGAGCGTCGCGTTCCGCGACTTCATGCGCAGCTACAAGCTCTGAGATCCATcgaggggaggagaggagatggGTACAGATGGTGATTGGGATTGACTGAATCGATATAAACGTGCTATTAGCCTGTTACTTGTTTGATTAACTACTGCTCCCTCCTTCCCATAATGTAAGACAGAGGGAGTGTATTTGCAAATTCATCGCACATTTATATGGGTGTCACCAGCTCCCACATATTAAGAAGAAGACAGAGCTCTAGTGTTAACACTGCTAATATCTTGCACTATTTTTAGGCCAAAAAATTTCAAGACCATAAGATTTGGCCATATTTCCAACGCACAAAAAGATTTGGACACATTAATTATGCCATTTACATCGAACGACCCGTGGATTGTTTTTGCCAGCCTCCTCCGGCACAAATGATTCATTTGCCAACAGCCTGCACAGATCCTCCCCCATCTTTCCTTTCCGTTGGCGCGCTAATCACATCAGCGACGTGCACACCGCAGCTACATTGCGACAGGGAGCACTGTCTTGCCTCCGGCAGGCGCGCTActggccggcccattaatgtgcCAGCGTCATGAGTTTTTCTGTGTGGTATTTTATTGTTTTTTCACTGTTTGCAGTGGTTTTCTTTGTTCTTCTCTGGGTTTCTTTATTTTTCATTCTTTTTCCTCTATATGGTATTCTTTGTTTTTCCATGGTTTTCATCGGCtttcttcaaaaaaaaaatctattttattttcatttttattCAACACATTCACATTGTACATTTTTCGTTACATCAGGAACATTATTTTGCATGTTTACATATTTCAAATACATACTTAACATTTTGTAAAAATATATATTTTGATATctattttttcatacacattctacATTTATTGGAATACATATAAAACATTTTTGTACTGCATGCTTatcatttttcaaatacatgattatattttttcaaaatgcttGTTTAAAAAAATACGTGTTAAAAAATTCAAATGCATGTTATTTTGTTTCAATGATACAAATTTTTTAAAActatgtgaacattttttttacattgtataaatACTGTTTTTAAAAATGTCACAAACATTTTATTGAAATGCATGAATTTAAAAATATATAACTTACATCTTTTTAAATGGTGCGAAACTTTTTTTAACTAGATAacaccccgcgcgttgctgcggtaTGTATGCTTGAAAACAGGTATGAACCATTGAAAGCTAATTAGAAAAATTGTTCATTGCTATAAATATATTTTTACAAATAAAGAAATATGAAGAATGGGTTCCATTTGAAGAAAAAACGTATGTTTAGTTTGAAAATACTGGCGTCCCACAACTACAAAAAATGGGAGGTGATACCAAATGAATGTATCATTTTCACTCATACAACACAGCAAGCGTATTCATTCTACTTCATGCCTTTGTCCGTGAGGTATACATGTGAGTTCAGGAaacagacacacacacacgcacacacacaaaaacACTAAGTGTTTTTTTCTCTCTCGAAAATAAACACTAAGTGCTTTCTTGTGAACACAATTTTTGGTCAGCAAGGAAATACAAAAACAAATAAAATCACTGTCTGCCAACAATATCTCTGTAGGTGTTTGTCATCTGCTAAGAAGCAAACACAATACGATACAAACAGCAAACGTACCTATGACATTAATGAATGAACTTGTACACAAATAAATCAGAGAATAGATTGTTGGCAGACAGTGCTATAACAATTGGACATGCCCATAACCAAACAAACATAAATGCAATAGTGACTGGACTCCCAAAGGCCCAAAAGCGATATTATGCAAGGAACAGTGAGCATTTAAATAGTACAGGCCAAACAGGCTACTAATGATCATTTGAGACTGAGATGGCACGAAACACTGCGACCCACGAGTAGGAAAGTCGATGTTGGGCACCTTGGGACATGAGAGCGACACAGGGGTGGTGTGTCGAGGGACTGGCTGCACGGAAGGTAAAAAGTGGATCGACCTCCTCTGCCGCTCCCGCGGGCGACAGGGgagcctcccgccgccgccggctcccGTCCCCCCGTTTCCTCCAGTCCCCTCGTCGCCGCCCAGGCACGCAGGCCGGCGAAGCCTGCCTGGCGTGGGCGGCGGTGGGACGCCTCTCCCCTTCATCGCTTGGCTGGCACGGGACGGCCAGATCGATGGAAGGCGCTGGGCTAGCGTGGGGCACGGCGGCGTGGCAGCGGGCGCTCCTGGCGGCGGCGTGCGGTCGGCGCGACGACGCTATGGTGGCGTTCTCGCGGCGCGGTATGTGGCTGCGCCGCCATTTATGGGGCTCGTTGGTTTCGCTCTGGCGGCCAGCGAGGGCTGGatcccggggcggcggccccggacGGCGGAGGTTGTGTCGGTGGTTGTGGTCTCGCGACGGGCGATGCAGCGGCCGCGGTGGTGGACGATCCGTGCACAAGACGCTTGATAGTGGGCATTGGAACAGATCTGGGTGAAGACCTGCTCGCGGCTGCTGCCGAGGCCGGCGATGGCGGCACTTTTCGGTGTCATTCCCTTGTTGAAGGCATCGCTGCTGAGAAGTTCCAGGCCACTATCTGCTACCttcaggggaaaccctagatcagtagatcggatgacggcggcATTATTGTGTCGTTTTCCTCTTGTGGCGTCATTCTTGGAGTTGTACACGGGCTCGAGGGACCAGTGGACAGAATaattggtggagcggtgcttcatcctgCACATTAATGGTGGCGTTTCTCGGCGGCGTGGCGCGGTGAAGACTCGGCAGCCGATGTTTGGCAAgggactcgcgcaggagggtgCCGTTATCaggcgccgtggtggcgtcgatggcagagaggcCGGGCAAGGTGGTGCAGCAGTACACACTGAAGATGGATTGgaggcaggtggctgcggcggcctcatacccagcaggcgtcctggttgaggagtgcgccggactggtaggtaccccatacccggcaggcgtccgggttgggacctcaggtcttagatgtttaggtttggctgcgatgtctgtttggtattaggcccagactatcagcgccccttcatcaattggataggaGTAGTGACAGTTGTTGCATAGACAGTGGCTTTAGTCTGACTGTTGTATCACTTTGTAAGGTCTTAtcagaataattaataaagtggccgtatgcatcgcccagatgcagaggccgggggtcatcctccttttcttaaaaaaagtaAAGATCTAGCAAAACACAATATATTAGTGCATGGACCAGATGGTGACATGACGGTTGCTCCTGCTATCCCACATGAATGGATTTAGAAATATCAGGTTGTCATGGACGTGACAAAGAGAAAGGAAAGGTACATAAATTTGGAGAATTAGGATAAGATTACCAAAACTGACACAGGTCTTTGTTGTGAATCTCGTGGTGTTCAGGGAGCTCCTTGTGGCTGAGTTCGGCGGCGAGGGGCCATTGGCGACTGGCGTGCCCTTTTCTCGTGACATGTAGCCCGCTAAGTGTATATATGCCTCGCTGGTGCTTCCGATGGAGCGCCACCTCCTGTAAGATGAGGTCGTAATGTGGTGCTCCATGAGAAGCAGAGGGGCTGCAGCAAGAATTGCTCCCGTGGAATCCTCTGGAGTCCCGACCTACTTCTCCTAGGTTCCTGCTTGAACACAACCAGGCCAGGCCCACTGGGGAGCCGTAGTATATATATAGCAAAGGTGGAACCGAAGATCCACAGGTGCTGAATCGGGCAGCAACTATTCATCGGTTACTGGTTCGATCCGTTTCCTTACTTTGGAGGATAATGGGAGGTTGGTGGGAATTAATTACGGTGGAGAAgattaccgaaaaaggctttcgccccgttTTATATATAAATAGTGGAGAAGATGCACTTCAGAGATATGTGGCTTTTGGATTCTGGATCAACGAAGGTTAGTGAGAGGGGAAAACTATTTTTGCATGTGAGACTATTTGATGATGTAGATAGGCTGCATGTCAAGAGAAATAATATAGTGAGgatgaactatttaggtattatagattACACGAACATCTTTTTACATTATTTACCATTTTTCATAAATATCACGTACATTATtttgaaatgtgtgaacatgttTTGAATGTCATGAATATTTTTAGTGGTATCAACAATTTTTGTGATTACACTAACAAAAAATTTAGATCGtgttaatatttttcaaattcacagtgaacatttttttaaaatataAATACATTTAGATTTCTGAAATATATGTATTTATAAAAATTCgaaaaaaataaaagaagaagaaaaaaaggcaaaaataacAAAAACTGTACATGTACCTGCTCGATTATGGGCCAACCTGTTTAGGGCGTCCTTGAGGCGAGACGTGCTTGTATCCTGCTGCGGGCGAGACACATCAGCTCCCTGATTGTAAAAACTGCCCTAAAAAAAACAGCGCCCTGATTGTCCAAAAAAAATCAGCGCCCTGAATGCCCTAAAAAAAAATCCGCGCCCTGACCAAACTTGCCATGTTCACAGCTTCCCTCATCTACACACGCTTATTGCTAACGAGACTCAGTTTAAGCTTGCATGTACACACACTTGGATTTGTGAGGTCCCACAAGTACATGTGGGCAGTGTAAAGTACACGAAACAGCGGCAGAAAAATAATGACAAATTTAACAAATAATTTGCCTTTGCAATAAACAAATAGAGGTGTGTACCACAATACATCAATGTTACATAGGTAAAGAACATACACATGAGGATTAAAAATCCTCAACTTACAATACTTATGAAGAACATGCAATGCAATCCAAATGAAGCTAAAGATAAAATAGTACTtcaacaaacaaacaaacaaacgcCGCAACACAAGACTTTTTAGAACTGTGCTTGGATCCAATCTACCGTGTTCTTCTCCACCTGGAAGGCCTTGGTAATAACATCATCTGAGATGGCAGGCTCCGATCCAAACACCGCGTTGGCTACCGTGATCACTCCAGGGTTCTGGCTGCTCAGCGCCGCGATGGCCACCGCATGAGTATTCCCATTATTGAACTGGTAATGGACGAGGCCCTTGGGGAACACAAACACATCTCCCTTGGCGAGAACCTTGGTGAAGTGTCTGTTCTCAGGGTTCGAGGTCACGAAGCCGACGTGGAGGCAACCCTCTAGCACGGTCAAGATCTCGGTGGAGCGCGGGTGGGTGTGAGGAGGGTTGAGGCCATTTGGCGCATAGTCAATGCGGACGAGGGAGATGCCCATGGTGTTGAGCCCGCTGATCTGCGCGACGTTGACGGCGGTCACCGCCGAGCCCTGCTTGTTGGCCGTGTTGCCGGCCATATGGAGGCCGGAGAAGAAGAAGTCCTCGGCGACAACTTCGTTCGCAGCTTTGCAAGGCAGCCCGTTGACACGCACTGCGGTGATTGGATGCATTCATCGAAGATGTCAGAGACGAGTGATCGGTTAACTACAATTCCATGAGAGTACATCAGTCAGTGTGCATTGGCATTACCTTGAGACACCTTGTCCGCGACACAGAAGTCCTGGAGAAGGCTGGGGTCGGAGGCGGCGACGCCATGCTGTGAGCATGCAAAGGCCAAGAGAGCTCCTGCAAGGAGCAGCACACGAATGGCCACCATTGTCTATTTCCGTTTTCACCGTACTGAAACGAGTTACCAAGCAGTGTTGACACTGGTAGGAACGTGCTGGCTGTCAAGCTTTGGGAACTGGTTGCTGTGCTGCTTCAACTGCGATCTCTAAACAATAATGGAGGCTAGTATTTATAGTGAGATCCTGCCATAGTgtcatgtatgtatgtatatgtatgtatatacaTGGGTTAGGTAGGAACAAGTCTTGTGATGTGGGCAGCCTGCAGAGCGTGTGCTTAGATCTGGACAGCCTGCTACGcatatgtatatatgtatgtatacaTTGGACGGCAGGATCAAATTAATATCTATGCTTGAACAAGTCGCCTATACATATCCACAACGACCAAGAATCCAAGGAGGCTAATACAGAACCATAACCTCCTTGACCATGGACCCCTTCAGGATGGCCTTGCGTCGGGCGCTGATTCGGTTTATACGAAGCAGTAGAACACATCTTCATGAGAGACTGTAAAATTTATAGCGTCAGGAAAGTAAtactccgtcccaaaataagtgtctcaagcttagtacaactttgtactaaagatagtacaaagttgagacacttattttgggatggaggaaGTATTACAGAAGGGCCAAAGTTACCATATCAAAGCCATACCGTCGACCAGGAAAGTAATGGCTATCAACAGGATGGATGAGATATTCTTGGTTACACAGTACACTCACTGAAGCAGCATTTACAAAAAAACATTTTAATGTGTTCTAATAGCAACATCGCAACCACACAAAATCATCGTGCGGTGGGTACAAACAACGGTAGAGTCCAAGTTAATGCAGAGGAAAACAGGCACAATCACACCTATATATACCTTTGATTTTTCGTGGACGGCATACAGTTGACAGAACCCTTTGTCAGATATCTCTATTTTCTGATGCGGAGATATGATGCTATTTTCATGATATATTTCTTGTATCCTACACAGACTTTTCTCTATCTTTTTTCATCTTTTCTACTTCTTGGTAGGTATGACAGCATTTCAGCCTGCAAAGACGAAAGTAGAACTTGGATCAGAACTTGAAATGAGAAGAGACCAGACATTAAACTGGAAACACATCTTGCGTAACTGAATTGGCACAAGGGGCAATTGCCTAGCAGGTTTCAAAACAAGTATTTGGTGGTGCAGCTAAGAGTTTTCGTAACAAACTTGCCTGATTTCTGGCACGATCAAATTCAAAGAACTATGTCTTCTGCACAGCTGCCTCAGGATCCCAGCTCCTGGAACACAAATCAGTACTGCCGCAGCCACTCAGTACCAGGCTCAGGCTTCCAGTTGCGCACCCTGAGGACACCGATGACACCATTGTAGTGGAATGGCTCTCTGAGCGTCCACTCCAGGCACTCGAGAGTGTAGCCAGATAAGAGTGCAGCCACCCACGAGAGCCACCAACAGCCTCTGTGTTCTCCTTGTCAGAGTTGTTGACTCTCCAGCTCCCCGTGGTACGCCGTGAGGACACCGGCACTACAACTGCAGTGGCATGACTGCTGGAGCATCCCCTCCAGCTGCCTGAGAGTCTGTCCACTGAAGAGCGCAGCCACCCACGAGAGACCCCCACAGCCCCTGCTACCTCCTCTCCAGGCGGTGCTGGCGCAACCACTGTCTGTGCCTTGACATCATAGTGATCTGAGCTGTGCGTCTTTTCAGGGTCAGGGCAGGGGATGGTGATGGAAGCCTCGCAGAACGGACAACAGTATGGTGCATGGCCACGAATCCATGGGATAATGCATCGCTCGTGGAATTTATGCAAGCACGCCGGAAGGGCCAGGATCATATCGGTAGGTGCAAATTCTTGGGCGCAGATGCAGCAGAACATCCCCTGCTGCAACAGCACGGGGGGTTGTGATAGCAACCCCAAGATCACCAGCTCCACCTCTGGTAGAGAGGGCGCAGATGGCACAGGGACCTTCAACCCAAACACCAAACCTTCTGCATGCTTTCTAGACGAAGCACTGGCCCCCGGGGAAGCGTGAACAGCTGCCGCCGCCGCACGCTTCCTGTCAGACTCTCCTAATGATGAGGCCCTCCGGGAGATGCTGCTGTGGCGAGAGAATGGCGACCAGGATGGGCGAGGGGGACGGGAGCTACTGCAAAGGGCCTTAATGCAGCAGATCAGCAAGGTCAAAGCAATGATGACGATAGCGATAATGGCGATGCTGGCACCTATGGACGATGACGGTGTAGCTGAGGGTGCCGCGCTCGGCACAGAGGGATATCCCATAAGAAGGGGTGCTGGCGGTCCTGGAAGCATATCTGGAGAAACACAATAACTGAAATCAGATTCCTCTACTAGGTCAACCGAACAAATTGATGACAAAAGGATGAGCATGTTAACAAGAAACTAGTAGACAACTTTACAAAATCAACTGGGACTGTAGCTACTGTTAGAATAAATCCAAGGCATATcgtcgatcatccgaggaccaagcaatcacacgagcacgacaccgagatttgttaacgaggttcaccgatatggctacatccccggggcttgactacgggcgctcctccccgtgacaccgtcacaataccgcacaccggccacccgggcgccggcacacgccgccggctcccccttgggtgcctgtgctattatgttggcatagattacatcgtgtgtctagccccgctatatatgagaggcctaggatacaagtgtcctactaggacacgactccatatcctatctaaacacaatacaactacaagtccaactgtaacctaccttgtacactatattcgacacaactccaaCAGCTACTGAAAAGAAAGTCAATGATCTAATTACTTCTTCCTCTAAAAAGCAGAAACCTGGTAAAGTTTCCCTCCCCCTTTTACAACTGTTCTGTGTTATGCCGCAACTTCATTTGTATTAAGTTATCATATATAGTTGATGGAAAGTTGGATAGAGAGGCAAAGATAAATAAATATATTTATTGTCAGACATCCAACCTGTATATTGCCATTTGTCAGTTTTCATGTAGTCCAAACTATTTCTATTTTATGCACGAGTACCTTTTTACACACCATTTCACCATGCTTGATCACAAGGTACAGTTCATTGCACATGCATGCATATAGTGGATAACAAGTGCAGAAGTGCTGACTGTTCCTTTTGTAAGATGCCTTGACACTCTTACGCAGTTCCTATGCAATCAACATGTGGAAATACAAAGCGT
The sequence above is a segment of the Aegilops tauschii subsp. strangulata cultivar AL8/78 chromosome 6, Aet v6.0, whole genome shotgun sequence genome. Coding sequences within it:
- the LOC109735396 gene encoding ethylene-responsive transcription factor 13-like, which produces MPPRRRGVSGYRGVRVRPSGTYSAEIRLGGVRLGLGTFDTAQDAARAYDAAAWRLRRSRWDMSLTDVATRERAQELAPPPRLITDEDRRENWRRECRLSLAEMDEEAMALWRQRFPQDIINEE
- the LOC109735399 gene encoding 2'-deoxymugineic-acid 2'-dioxygenase-like, whose translation is MEKLLSSAVASHDHETVPGRFPFLLPPAPPVPVSLPVIDLSGGRDEVRRAVLRAGKEFGFFQVVNHGVPERTMRELGTACGEFFRLPAADKAALYSESEDTERTNRLFSSTMCVSGGQTYWRHCLRLACHPVESTKPGWPEKPAAFRPALEDFIVPARSVGMELLRLLCEGIGLPPDYFEGDLSGGEVILNANHYPACPDPGVTLGLPPHCDRNLITVLLQPGYVCGLQVSYNGGWIDVEPIPEALVINCGQQLEIATNGLLRSVEHRAVANVAVGRTSVAAFIMPTMDCVVGPAKELVGEGSPARYGSVAFRDFMRSYKL
- the LOC109735398 gene encoding putative germin-like protein 2-2 — translated: MVAIRVLLLAGALLAFACSQHGVAASDPSLLQDFCVADKVSQVRVNGLPCKAANEVVAEDFFFSGLHMAGNTANKQGSAVTAVNVAQISGLNTMGISLVRIDYAPNGLNPPHTHPRSTEILTVLEGCLHVGFVTSNPENRHFTKVLAKGDVFVFPKGLVHYQFNNGNTHAVAIAALSSQNPGVITVANAVFGSEPAISDDVITKAFQVEKNTVDWIQAQF
- the LOC109735395 gene encoding uncharacterized protein, with protein sequence MYYLKKISQNLPIPFPPRLLLSHLHRRRLRTGRAIPPASEGSGTGDPLRQPLLPSPSRPLSSRSREGVHNLKPQRRHRRASSRRPFHHRCIRRYASRTASTPSYGISLCAERGTLSYTVIVHSSSRPPRPSWSPFSRHSSISRRASSLGESDRKRAAAAAVHASPGASASSRKHAEGLVFGLKVPVPSAPSLPEVELVILGLLSQPPVLLQQGMFCCICAQEFAPTDMILALPACLHKFHERCIIPWIRGHAPYCCPFCEASITIPCPDPEKTHSSDHYDVKAQTVVAPAPPGEEVAGAVGVSRGWLRSSVDRLSGSWRGCSSSHATAVVVPVSSRRTTGSWRVNNSDKENTEAVGGSRGWLHSYLATLSSAWSGRSESHSTTMVSSVSSGCATGSLSLVLSGCGSTDLCSRSWDPEAAVQKT